Proteins encoded in a region of the Methylosinus trichosporium OB3b genome:
- a CDS encoding RCC1 domain-containing protein has protein sequence MTLTAEVDAPAGVGGATGRVSFTDGERIVGSALVNALGGAQTSLSLGLAHACALASPSGVECWGWNKYGQLGDGATTDHLPAPVTGLTKRVVALAVGGVHSCALTVEGAVICWGENSLGQLGGPTPDRAQPAPTPVPGLSSGVIAIASGSYHSCAVTEAGAIFCWGRNVEGQIGNGVDLETFAPPTRVGGPAEIYTDVAGGASHSCGLTNAGAVLCWGQGFGKVPTPVAKLGSGVVALTAGSYHDCALTKAGAVQCWGPAWNAGAPTPVAGLSSGVVAISSGSGHDCALLRDGGVRCWGYNQYGQLGDGTTTDRTIPTPVLNLGAAAVAIAAGFDFSCALLSTRAVKCWGYNEVGEIGDGGVTNQPLPVPAKGLSALLRTRARLTTSTLGNGLHALRANYLGDAAHAPSQSTPLPMRLK, from the coding sequence GTGACGTTGACGGCGGAGGTGGACGCGCCGGCCGGCGTCGGCGGCGCTACTGGACGCGTCTCCTTCACCGACGGCGAGAGGATCGTGGGATCGGCTCTCGTGAACGCGCTCGGCGGCGCGCAGACGAGTCTGTCGCTCGGGCTCGCCCACGCCTGCGCGCTCGCCAGTCCCTCGGGAGTCGAATGCTGGGGCTGGAACAAATACGGTCAGCTCGGCGACGGCGCGACGACCGACCATCTTCCGGCCCCTGTCACAGGCCTCACCAAAAGAGTGGTCGCGCTGGCGGTCGGCGGGGTCCATAGCTGCGCGCTGACGGTCGAGGGAGCCGTGATCTGCTGGGGCGAAAACTCGCTCGGTCAGCTCGGAGGCCCTACGCCGGACCGGGCGCAGCCTGCTCCCACTCCGGTTCCCGGCCTTTCGAGCGGCGTCATCGCGATCGCATCCGGATCATATCACAGCTGCGCTGTGACCGAGGCCGGCGCGATTTTCTGCTGGGGCCGCAACGTCGAGGGCCAGATCGGCAACGGCGTCGACTTGGAAACATTCGCTCCGCCGACGCGGGTTGGCGGCCCTGCCGAAATCTATACGGATGTGGCGGGCGGCGCTTCTCACAGCTGCGGCCTGACGAATGCGGGCGCGGTGCTGTGCTGGGGCCAGGGGTTCGGCAAGGTTCCCACGCCGGTCGCCAAGCTCGGCAGCGGGGTCGTCGCATTGACGGCGGGCTCCTATCATGACTGCGCTCTCACCAAGGCCGGCGCCGTCCAATGCTGGGGGCCGGCATGGAACGCCGGCGCCCCGACGCCGGTCGCTGGCCTGTCGAGCGGCGTCGTCGCAATCTCGTCTGGAAGCGGGCATGATTGCGCGCTGCTGCGCGACGGCGGCGTGCGCTGCTGGGGCTATAACCAATATGGCCAGCTCGGCGACGGAACGACCACAGATCGCACGATCCCGACGCCCGTCCTGAACCTCGGCGCCGCCGCGGTCGCGATCGCCGCCGGCTTCGACTTTTCCTGCGCGCTGCTGTCGACGCGGGCGGTGAAATGCTGGGGTTATAACGAGGTCGGCGAGATTGGCGACGGCGGCGTGACGAACCAGCCTCTCCCCGTCCCGGCGAAGGGCCTCTCCGCCCTGCTGCGCACCCGCGCCCGGCTCACCACATCGACGCTCGGAAACGGGCTCCATGCTCTGCGCGCGAACTATCTCGGCGACGCGGCTCATGCGCCTTCGCAATCCACTCCGCTGCCGATGCGGCTCAAATGA
- a CDS encoding TetR/AcrR family transcriptional regulator, with protein sequence MSRRDVNDIRRKLLDQGVALLMEQGYHGTGLTELVQAVGVPKGSFYNYFPSKEAFSAEVVAHYIEPFIQRLDAHLGQAGRSADAALRAYFDDLIAETERRDFKGGCLLGNLMGEIGETSDLCQTSLREAVRRYRDKLREGLARGQEEGRFRKDLDAKEMADVLVDSWQGALLRMKIERSVRPLVQFRDMLLDGYFRA encoded by the coding sequence ATGAGCCGAAGAGACGTCAACGACATCAGGCGCAAGCTGCTCGATCAGGGGGTCGCCCTGCTGATGGAGCAGGGCTATCACGGCACCGGCCTCACCGAGCTGGTGCAGGCCGTCGGCGTGCCGAAAGGCTCGTTCTACAATTACTTCCCGAGCAAGGAAGCCTTCAGCGCCGAGGTCGTCGCGCATTATATCGAGCCGTTCATCCAGCGGCTCGACGCGCATCTCGGGCAGGCGGGTCGTTCCGCCGACGCCGCGCTCCGCGCCTATTTCGACGATCTCATTGCCGAGACGGAGCGGCGCGACTTCAAAGGCGGCTGCCTTCTCGGCAATCTCATGGGCGAGATCGGCGAGACCAGCGACCTCTGCCAGACCTCCTTGCGCGAGGCGGTGCGCCGCTATCGCGACAAGCTGCGCGAGGGCCTGGCGCGGGGCCAGGAGGAAGGGCGCTTCCGCAAGGATCTCGACGCCAAGGAGATGGCCGATGTGCTCGTCGACTCCTGGCAGGGGGCGCTTCTGCGCATGAAGATCGAGCGGTCGGTTCGCCCGCTCGTCCAGTTCCGCGACATGCTGCTCGACGGCTATTTCCGCGCGTGA
- a CDS encoding NAD(P)/FAD-dependent oxidoreductase: MTKHILVVGGGVGGTMTVNSIVAKLYPEIARGAVRVTMLSDSPWHYYKPAFMYVAFDMFFEGELRRKQRSLLRPEIEFLVDKVERFDFAGSSVTTRSGRKIGYDYIVVSTGCLPAPERIPGLKETGDYFYQYEPARRLADKLRGFEKGRIFITVNFPKTPNVPHQCGIAPIETTLMLDEYLRRKGVRDAVEIVYTYPTVSQLLRNCLFLQQEVCEVLPSVFESKGIKFQRGFTLESVDADRKVARSEEGREEGFDLLMCTPPIRAVDAVIASGASQAVNGEGWLPTNRRTLQLEGHPNVYVMGDTVDLPISKAGGSCHNQCPVIANNIAGDIRLGRTVDAYHGKVQAVAQMGLEMGMPLWYDYDEDVHPTPPTKLGGLLRKAFNRGIYWSVARGVI; the protein is encoded by the coding sequence ATGACGAAGCACATACTCGTCGTCGGCGGCGGCGTCGGCGGAACCATGACCGTCAACAGCATCGTCGCCAAGCTCTATCCGGAGATCGCGCGCGGCGCGGTCCGGGTGACGATGCTGTCGGACTCGCCCTGGCATTATTACAAGCCGGCTTTCATGTATGTCGCCTTCGACATGTTCTTCGAGGGCGAGCTGCGCCGCAAGCAGCGCTCGCTGCTGCGTCCCGAGATCGAGTTCCTCGTCGACAAGGTCGAGCGTTTCGATTTCGCCGGATCGAGCGTGACGACGCGCAGCGGCCGCAAGATCGGCTATGATTATATCGTCGTCTCCACCGGCTGCCTGCCGGCGCCCGAGCGCATTCCCGGGCTGAAGGAGACGGGCGATTATTTCTACCAATACGAGCCGGCGCGCCGCCTCGCCGACAAATTGCGCGGCTTCGAGAAGGGCCGCATCTTCATCACGGTCAACTTCCCCAAGACTCCGAATGTCCCGCATCAGTGCGGCATCGCGCCGATCGAGACGACGCTGATGCTCGACGAATATCTGCGCCGCAAGGGCGTGCGCGACGCGGTGGAGATCGTCTACACCTATCCGACCGTCTCGCAGCTCTTGCGCAATTGCCTCTTCCTGCAACAGGAGGTCTGCGAGGTCCTGCCTTCGGTGTTCGAGAGCAAGGGAATCAAGTTCCAGCGCGGCTTCACGCTCGAATCCGTGGACGCGGACCGCAAGGTCGCACGCTCCGAGGAAGGACGCGAGGAAGGTTTCGACCTGCTGATGTGCACGCCGCCGATCCGCGCGGTCGATGCGGTGATCGCCAGCGGCGCGTCGCAGGCGGTCAATGGCGAAGGCTGGCTGCCGACGAACCGCCGCACGCTGCAGCTCGAAGGCCATCCCAACGTCTATGTGATGGGCGACACGGTCGATCTGCCGATCAGCAAGGCCGGCGGCTCCTGCCACAACCAATGCCCGGTCATCGCCAACAACATCGCCGGCGACATTCGCCTCGGCCGCACCGTCGACGCCTATCACGGCAAGGTTCAGGCGGTCGCGCAAATGGGCCTCGAGATGGGGATGCCGCTCTGGTACGACTATGACGAGGACGTTCATCCGACCCCGCCGACGAAGCTCGGCGGCCTGCTGCGCAAGGCGTTCAACCGCGGAATCTACTGGTCCGTCGCCCGCGGCGTGATCTGA
- a CDS encoding DUF1641 domain-containing protein, whose product MNATNLQAAPVERATRMSDETARGVSELLEKASPLLQGRRFHNIVDLLSLVSDGVDMADDAMIEKLMKAYEEAIGAAWTLGNAARFAANEAATKPTPSLIGLLRTAGDEDVRRGLHFALLFLAALGRGQRDDAEA is encoded by the coding sequence ATGAACGCGACCAATCTTCAAGCTGCGCCGGTCGAGCGCGCAACCCGCATGTCGGACGAAACCGCGCGCGGCGTGTCCGAGCTTCTCGAAAAGGCGTCGCCGCTTCTGCAGGGACGGCGCTTCCACAATATCGTCGATCTTCTCTCCCTCGTCTCGGACGGGGTCGATATGGCCGACGACGCCATGATCGAAAAGCTGATGAAGGCCTATGAGGAGGCGATCGGCGCCGCCTGGACGCTCGGCAACGCCGCGCGTTTCGCCGCCAATGAAGCGGCGACGAAGCCGACGCCTTCGCTGATCGGCCTGCTGCGGACGGCCGGCGACGAGGATGTGCGCCGCGGCCTGCATTTCGCGCTGCTCTTCCTCGCCGCGCTGGGGCGCGGACAGCGCGACGACGCCGAGGCATGA
- a CDS encoding iron-sulfur cluster assembly scaffold protein, which translates to MTDDRALQALYEERVRGWARRVRDDVRLAPADLTVSRTSPACGSTLTLDVRRERDRIAALGYRARACTLGMASTAVVAAQAVGERFEDALAAGRALAALLAGEDARFEERWRALDMFVAARGFPSRHGSILLPFHALTEAAARLSLPSMSAEYPHTTRS; encoded by the coding sequence ATGACCGACGATCGCGCGCTGCAGGCGCTCTATGAGGAGCGCGTGCGCGGCTGGGCGAGGCGGGTGCGCGACGATGTTCGGCTCGCGCCCGCCGATCTCACCGTCAGCCGAACGAGCCCGGCCTGTGGCAGCACGCTGACACTCGACGTGAGGCGAGAGCGAGATCGCATCGCTGCGCTCGGCTATCGGGCGCGCGCCTGCACTCTGGGCATGGCGTCGACAGCCGTGGTGGCGGCGCAGGCCGTCGGCGAGCGCTTCGAGGACGCGCTCGCGGCCGGGCGCGCGCTCGCCGCGCTGCTCGCCGGCGAGGACGCGCGTTTCGAAGAGCGATGGCGCGCGCTCGACATGTTCGTCGCGGCGCGCGGCTTCCCGTCCCGCCACGGCTCGATCCTGCTGCCCTTTCACGCGCTCACGGAGGCCGCGGCGCGGCTCAGCCTTCCGTCAATGTCAGCAGAATATCCGCATACCACGCGCAGTTGA
- a CDS encoding S1 family peptidase has translation MIEPLLLTTARLCTFDGQAPLTNASSFFFERDERLFLVTSRHVLKDAASGHQPDRIEIELHVDAENMAKSTGFSIPLYEDGKSVWRQAVDAAGEVDVAAIEIERGKLPEPTVYRAFTPAHLPGGFDQVEIGSSLLIVGFPLGFHDTLHHMPVARQGVVASSFGLRFQGQGYFLSDARTHRGASGAPVVARIPALESCQGDLPWTLLGVHSARLDVGRDLQQDEALGLNCAWYADILLTLTEG, from the coding sequence ATGATCGAACCGCTGCTGCTCACCACCGCCCGGCTCTGCACCTTCGACGGACAGGCGCCGCTGACCAATGCGAGCAGCTTCTTCTTCGAGCGCGACGAGCGTCTGTTCCTGGTGACGAGCCGCCATGTGCTGAAGGATGCGGCGAGCGGGCACCAGCCCGACCGAATCGAGATCGAGCTGCATGTCGACGCCGAGAATATGGCCAAGTCGACGGGCTTCTCCATTCCGCTCTATGAGGACGGCAAGAGCGTCTGGCGTCAGGCCGTCGACGCCGCCGGCGAGGTCGATGTCGCGGCGATCGAGATCGAGCGGGGAAAGCTGCCGGAGCCGACCGTCTATCGCGCCTTCACGCCCGCGCATCTGCCGGGCGGCTTCGATCAGGTCGAGATCGGCTCCTCGCTGCTGATCGTCGGCTTTCCGCTCGGCTTTCACGACACGCTGCATCACATGCCGGTGGCGCGCCAGGGCGTCGTCGCCTCCTCCTTCGGCCTGCGCTTCCAGGGCCAGGGCTATTTCCTCAGCGATGCGCGCACCCATCGCGGCGCCAGCGGCGCGCCGGTGGTGGCGCGCATTCCGGCTCTGGAGAGCTGCCAGGGCGATCTGCCGTGGACGCTGCTCGGCGTCCATTCGGCGCGGCTCGACGTCGGCCGCGACCTGCAGCAGGACGAGGCGCTCGGCCTCAACTGCGCGTGGTATGCGGATATTCTGCTGACATTGACGGAAGGCTGA
- a CDS encoding radical SAM protein: MGIICIDITNKCDLACSNCTRLLVNQDRFWDMSLENFRLAVRSLADYPGIIAVIGGNPAMHRSFEEICAIFVEEIPQKERRGLWTNNIFSFADLAKKTFGVFNLNPHGVERGIKSLEPLRDGAWYHGGHSSHAPLLTALKDLFDDEEMWRRIGRCDINHEWSASIVENRGRLKAYFCEVAASFDLARGTDFGVEVTPGWWRRDISTFADQVARFCPGCGVPAKVVGHMDCEEIDTFTVSNADIAESSLRKKRSIIALDQDDAHFLGRQRVTEYSPMLRAEGNGSATGVVKRSAPVETPEAAPRKPSRPLFARPNVELEFAKFLCTIGLTRAGTRLWNTAKSRK; the protein is encoded by the coding sequence ATGGGGATAATCTGCATCGATATCACCAACAAATGCGATCTCGCCTGCTCGAACTGCACGCGGCTGCTCGTCAATCAGGACCGGTTCTGGGACATGTCGCTCGAGAACTTTCGCCTCGCCGTGCGCAGTCTCGCCGATTATCCTGGAATCATCGCGGTCATCGGCGGCAATCCGGCGATGCACCGGAGCTTCGAAGAGATCTGCGCCATTTTCGTCGAGGAGATTCCGCAGAAGGAGCGACGCGGACTCTGGACCAACAATATCTTCAGCTTCGCCGATCTCGCGAAAAAGACTTTCGGCGTCTTCAATCTCAATCCGCATGGCGTCGAGCGTGGGATCAAATCGCTCGAGCCTTTGCGCGATGGCGCTTGGTATCATGGCGGCCATTCGTCCCACGCGCCACTGCTGACGGCGCTGAAAGATCTCTTCGACGACGAGGAGATGTGGCGACGAATCGGGCGCTGCGACATCAACCATGAGTGGTCGGCGTCGATCGTCGAGAACAGAGGGCGGCTCAAGGCTTATTTCTGTGAGGTCGCCGCCTCTTTCGATCTCGCGCGGGGAACCGATTTTGGTGTCGAAGTGACGCCCGGCTGGTGGCGTCGCGACATTTCCACTTTCGCCGATCAGGTTGCGCGCTTCTGCCCGGGCTGCGGCGTGCCGGCCAAGGTCGTCGGCCATATGGATTGCGAGGAGATCGACACTTTTACTGTGAGCAACGCCGACATAGCGGAGAGTTCGCTGCGCAAGAAACGCTCGATCATCGCACTGGACCAGGACGACGCACATTTCCTCGGCCGACAAAGGGTGACCGAATATTCTCCCATGCTTCGCGCCGAGGGGAATGGCTCCGCCACGGGCGTCGTGAAGCGGTCGGCGCCGGTCGAGACTCCTGAAGCAGCGCCGCGGAAGCCGAGCCGACCCCTTTTCGCGCGGCCCAATGTCGAGCTC